From Zea mays cultivar B73 chromosome 3, Zm-B73-REFERENCE-NAM-5.0, whole genome shotgun sequence:
CGGCGCTTCCCCCGGCGCCGACGCGCATGGTGATGCCGCTGAGCGCCGCCATGCACCATCACCAGCAGCCGCCGCAGCAGCACCACAGCTCGGCGTCAGCGGACTCCGACGACGCACACGTGCCAGGGGTGCGCGGGGGggaggtgcagcagcagcagcaggcaccggcACGGAAGCGGTTCCGGACCAAGTTCACCGCGGAGCAGAAGGCCCGGATGCTGGGGTTCGCGGAGGACGCCGGGTGGCGGCTGCAGAAGCTGGACGAGGCGGCGGTGCAGCGCTTCTGCCAGGAGGTCGGCGTGAAGCGGCGCGTGCTCAAGGTGTGGATGCACAACAACAAGCACACCCTGGCGCGGCGCGGCCACGCCGGGCTCCCCGGCGACCCGGAGCTGCTGGGGCCGCACGACGGCCAGCTCGGCATGCCGCTCCCGGAGCCGGCGGCGGAGCCCGCAGCTGCTGCTGCGGCTGCGGCTGGACTTGGAGTGACCGACCAAGCCATGTCTTTCGGGACTGGACGACATTGATCAAGAGAGTCTAATGCTGACTGAATCAGCCTTGCGGCATAGGGAAGCTGTTTTCTTTGTTAATCTGCTGCTGATCTCATCAATCTAGCCGTAGCTTTAGCTGCATTCGCATTCCACTGTTCCATCCATCCATCCTAGCTATCCATCAACCACAAACTGATGATGCGGAGTCTCCATGGATTTCTATTCCTTGTTGATTTCTGTAGCTGCTCTCCCCGCTCTTGACTTTAATTTTTTAGTGCTCGAGTGACTGGTGGTTTGGGAGGTGAGACTGAATCACTCACTCTTCCGCCTTATGTGTTGTTCCTTTCATTTCATCATGCTACTGTCGTTGTGGTGTTTAGTCAGCCAGCCAGAGAGTGAGTGCTACACTAGTACTAGTGATTGATCAAC
This genomic window contains:
- the LOC100277167 gene encoding zinc-finger homeodomain protein 3 isoform X1 produces the protein MDLSGTQGELPMATMHAGGSPYLGLHHGHPQQHNHGANGRHMSPPDVVAEEAKNRQLAVVPVGTGGGGGAGVRYRECLKNHAAAIGGSATDGCGEFMPAGEEGSLDALRCSACGCHRNFHRKEPPGGDGRQLYGHHHHHPLSPLAAVHPHHHRGLLVAALPPAPTRMVMPLSAAMHHHQQPPQQHHSSASADSDDAHVPGVRGGEVQQQQQAPARKRFRTKFTAEQKARMLGFAEDAGWRLQKLDEAAVQRFCQEVGVKRRVLKVWMHNNKHTLARRGHAGLPGDPELLGPHDGQLGMPLPEPAAEPAAAAAAAAGLGVTDQAMSFGTGRH